In the Flavisolibacter tropicus genome, one interval contains:
- a CDS encoding outer membrane beta-barrel protein, translating to MTRLLCTTVLLLISVVLFGQYKVTGKVTEEGKFVSQATILLLKATDSTLYKSVLTNSEGQFLFEAIPSGRYWLSVSKVGAKTAKQSIEVLQANLQVNEIHLQTEPKALGGVTVTARKPFLEQRVDKLVVNVENSATAAGGTALEVLQKVPGLIITSDNISMVGKPNVLILIDGRTTQYQDVTQLLKDMPANNIEKIEVITNPSAKYDASGGGVINIVLKRTANLGMNGNVSLTGGLGIYNKQKEGLHDNFYRLSPGFNLNYRKGSWNVFGGYSLLNRTYFDNSTFDRAIEENRFKQINREVGEITSHNYRLGADYVINKKNTVGVLLRGFYRTADEVVTNNTIQSKLSNGETVSSFETINREAIVRSNLSANVNWKHVFDSLGKELNIDADYAFFQLDNTGDISIHQANSISESNQNVDNPVRLGVFKLDYTHPFKNKAKMELGAKSTIASIDNGLMYLRNGIKDLRFSSEFLYNENVNAAYVNLQKSMKKWELMAGLRVEQTIAKGDSAGKKALNRNYIQAFPSAFANYKISKSMGAGLQYSKRVSRPSFQQQNPFVNVIDSLTYTRGNPLLKPQTTDAYKFTLSYNNQPFIGVSYNVTKDVIFENAPKQEGNLTYTTPENLARLDNLAIELNFPIKLGKKIEGFGSNQFIRNHYKADYLNGTYDKAKWNWMLYSQITYRPLPTLSFEVNGFYMTRFLNEFLILEPFGNINLGVQKTIWNKKGRISLNFSDMLYTNRTKGRLQYQEIDVALLEKNDSRSVRLTFNYSFGNQKLKAARNRSTGSDTEANRVKTN from the coding sequence ATGACCAGACTGCTTTGCACAACCGTTCTGTTACTAATTTCAGTAGTGCTATTTGGACAATATAAAGTGACCGGAAAAGTTACAGAAGAAGGTAAATTTGTATCCCAAGCTACGATACTACTGCTAAAAGCTACTGATTCAACATTATATAAATCGGTACTTACCAATTCCGAAGGTCAGTTTCTTTTTGAGGCAATTCCATCCGGCCGATATTGGCTGTCTGTTTCTAAAGTGGGTGCAAAAACCGCTAAACAGTCCATTGAAGTTCTTCAAGCCAACCTTCAGGTAAACGAAATTCACTTACAAACTGAGCCTAAGGCGCTAGGTGGAGTAACGGTTACGGCACGCAAACCATTTTTAGAACAGCGTGTAGATAAACTGGTGGTGAATGTAGAAAATAGTGCTACAGCTGCAGGCGGAACAGCGCTGGAAGTATTACAAAAAGTGCCAGGCTTAATAATAACAAGTGATAACATCTCTATGGTAGGGAAACCTAACGTGCTAATTTTAATTGATGGCAGAACCACACAGTACCAGGATGTTACCCAGCTATTAAAAGACATGCCGGCCAATAATATTGAAAAGATTGAAGTAATAACGAATCCTAGTGCTAAATATGACGCCAGTGGTGGTGGTGTTATCAATATTGTATTAAAGCGTACTGCTAACCTAGGTATGAATGGTAATGTGTCTTTGACTGGCGGTCTAGGCATTTATAATAAGCAAAAAGAAGGACTGCATGATAACTTTTACCGCTTAAGCCCTGGCTTTAACCTTAATTATAGAAAAGGAAGCTGGAATGTGTTTGGTGGGTACAGTCTGCTAAACCGTACTTATTTTGATAATAGCACTTTTGATCGTGCCATTGAAGAAAACCGGTTTAAGCAAATCAACAGGGAAGTAGGAGAGATTACCAGCCATAATTACCGGTTGGGGGCTGATTACGTTATTAATAAGAAGAACACCGTAGGTGTTTTGTTGCGTGGCTTTTATAGAACAGCCGATGAAGTGGTAACAAATAATACGATACAATCAAAACTTTCTAACGGTGAAACCGTGAGCAGTTTTGAAACTATTAACCGTGAGGCTATTGTTCGTTCAAACCTTTCTGCCAACGTCAACTGGAAACACGTGTTTGACTCATTAGGGAAGGAGCTGAATATTGACGCAGACTATGCGTTTTTCCAGCTGGATAACACTGGGGATATTTCTATTCACCAAGCCAACTCAATTTCAGAAAGTAACCAAAACGTTGATAACCCTGTGAGACTTGGTGTGTTTAAGTTAGACTATACGCATCCATTTAAGAATAAAGCAAAAATGGAACTGGGTGCCAAAAGCACCATTGCCTCTATTGATAATGGGTTAATGTATTTGCGCAATGGTATAAAGGATCTGCGTTTTAGTAGTGAGTTTCTTTATAATGAAAATGTAAATGCTGCTTATGTAAACCTGCAAAAGTCAATGAAAAAATGGGAGCTGATGGCTGGTTTAAGGGTAGAGCAAACCATTGCTAAAGGCGATAGCGCCGGAAAAAAAGCACTAAACCGTAATTATATTCAAGCTTTCCCTTCTGCTTTTGCTAACTATAAAATCAGTAAAAGCATGGGGGCCGGATTGCAATATAGCAAGCGTGTAAGCCGACCAAGCTTTCAGCAACAAAATCCTTTTGTAAATGTTATTGACTCTCTGACCTACACTCGTGGAAATCCATTGCTTAAGCCACAAACTACTGATGCTTATAAGTTTACCCTTTCCTATAATAATCAACCATTCATTGGTGTAAGTTATAACGTTACAAAGGATGTGATCTTTGAAAATGCACCAAAGCAAGAAGGTAATCTTACGTACACAACTCCTGAAAACCTGGCGCGACTGGATAATTTAGCTATTGAACTAAACTTCCCGATCAAGTTGGGTAAAAAGATAGAAGGTTTTGGTAGCAACCAGTTTATCAGAAATCACTACAAAGCCGATTACCTGAATGGCACTTACGACAAGGCCAAGTGGAACTGGATGCTTTATTCTCAAATTACGTATCGCCCATTACCGACGCTAAGTTTTGAAGTAAATGGCTTTTATATGACTCGTTTCTTAAATGAGTTTTTAATTCTTGAGCCCTTTGGCAATATTAATTTGGGTGTACAAAAAACTATATGGAATAAAAAAGGACGGATAAGTCTGAATTTCAGTGATATGCTATATACCAATCGTACAAAGGGGCGCTTGCAATACCAGGAAATCGATGTAGCCTTGTTGGAGAAGAATGATTCCCGTAGTGTACGCCTCACCTTTAACTACAGCTTTGGTAACCAGAAGTTGAAAGCAGCCAGAAACAGAAGTACGGGGTCAGATACAGAAGCGAATCGTGTAAAAACAAATTGA
- a CDS encoding phosphoglycerate kinase, translating to MSQFTDYNFSGKKALIRVDFNVPLDDKYNITDDTRIRAAVPTIKKILDDGGSVILMSHLGRPKDGPTEKYSLKHLVNHISQLVGADVQFANDCIGEEAVEKAKNLQPGQVLLLENLRFYKEEEKGDKAFAEKLSKLGDVYVNDAFGTAHRAHASTAVIAQFFPKDRRLFGLVMEGEVTSAEKVLNSAEKPFTAIIGGAKVSDKIMIIENLLERATDIIIGGGMAYTFEKAMDGKIGNSLCEDDRLDTARELLKKAEEKGVCIHLPSDSIIANKFAGDAEISSSLSNQIPDGWMGLDIGAMACDMFAKVISKSKTILWNGPMGVFEMEKFQHGTKAIADAVAAATEKGAFSLVGGGDSVAAVNKFGYTDKVSYVSTGGGAMLEFFEGKELPGIAAVKA from the coding sequence ATGTCGCAGTTTACAGACTATAATTTCTCTGGTAAAAAAGCTTTGATCCGCGTAGACTTTAATGTGCCGCTGGACGACAAATACAATATCACTGACGATACACGCATTCGCGCAGCAGTGCCCACCATTAAGAAGATATTAGACGATGGAGGCTCTGTTATTTTAATGTCTCATTTAGGGCGCCCAAAAGATGGGCCTACTGAAAAGTATTCCTTAAAGCATTTAGTGAATCATATTAGCCAATTGGTGGGTGCCGATGTGCAGTTTGCAAATGACTGTATTGGTGAAGAAGCTGTTGAAAAAGCCAAAAACTTACAACCAGGCCAAGTACTGTTGTTAGAAAACCTTCGCTTCTACAAAGAAGAAGAAAAAGGAGATAAAGCCTTTGCTGAAAAGCTTTCAAAATTGGGCGATGTATATGTGAATGACGCTTTTGGTACAGCACATCGTGCTCATGCTTCGACTGCCGTTATTGCACAATTCTTTCCAAAAGATCGCCGGTTGTTTGGTTTGGTAATGGAAGGAGAAGTGACTAGTGCAGAAAAAGTATTGAACAGCGCAGAAAAGCCTTTCACTGCTATTATTGGTGGTGCTAAGGTGTCTGATAAGATAATGATCATCGAAAACCTGCTAGAAAGAGCTACAGATATTATCATTGGTGGTGGTATGGCTTATACATTTGAAAAAGCCATGGACGGTAAGATCGGTAACTCTTTATGCGAGGATGACCGTCTGGATACAGCGCGTGAGCTGCTGAAGAAAGCAGAAGAAAAAGGCGTATGTATTCACTTGCCTTCCGATTCCATCATTGCCAATAAGTTTGCTGGTGATGCCGAAATCTCTTCTTCTTTAAGTAACCAAATACCTGATGGTTGGATGGGTTTGGATATTGGCGCTATGGCATGTGATATGTTTGCAAAAGTAATTTCCAAGTCAAAAACCATTTTGTGGAACGGCCCAATGGGTGTTTTTGAAATGGAAAAGTTTCAACATGGTACAAAGGCCATTGCCGATGCAGTGGCTGCAGCTACAGAAAAAGGCGCCTTCTCTTTAGTAGGTGGTGGCGATAGTGTAGCGGCAGTAAACAAGTTCGGTTATACCGATAAAGTAAGCTATGTATCTACCGGTGGTGGAGCTATGTTGGAGTTTTTTGAAGGTAAAGAATTGCCAGGAATTGCTGCCGTAAAAGCATAA
- a CDS encoding LemA family protein, translating into MRRSLPLLIILGLVVILLFWGCGSYNGLVTQDETVKNAWNKVQSDYQRRADLIPNLVRTVQGEANFERGTLNDVINARAKATSTQISPDNLTPENIERFQQAQAQLSGSLSRLLVTVEQYPNLRANDAFRNLQAQLEGTENRIKVSRNDFNDAVQTYNTKVRTFPTNIFAGMFGFHPRTGFQADPGSQNAPRVEFPDQQTQRPSVNFSDTATKR; encoded by the coding sequence ATGAGACGTTCATTGCCTTTATTGATTATTCTTGGCTTGGTGGTCATTCTTTTGTTTTGGGGATGTGGCAGCTACAATGGTTTGGTAACACAGGATGAAACGGTTAAGAACGCTTGGAACAAAGTACAAAGTGATTATCAGCGCCGTGCTGATCTTATACCTAACCTGGTTCGTACCGTACAAGGCGAAGCAAATTTTGAAAGAGGTACATTAAATGATGTCATTAATGCAAGAGCTAAAGCTACTTCTACGCAAATAAGTCCTGATAATCTGACACCTGAGAATATTGAGCGTTTTCAGCAGGCACAAGCTCAACTGAGTGGTTCATTAAGTCGTTTACTTGTTACCGTTGAACAATACCCGAACTTAAGGGCCAATGATGCTTTTCGCAATTTACAGGCTCAGTTAGAAGGTACTGAAAATCGTATTAAGGTTTCCAGAAATGATTTCAACGATGCTGTTCAAACATATAATACAAAAGTGCGTACATTCCCTACAAACATATTTGCTGGTATGTTTGGTTTCCATCCTCGTACCGGCTTCCAAGCTGATCCAGGCTCACAGAATGCGCCCAGAGTTGAATTCCCTGACCAGCAAACGCAGCGTCCATCTGTAAACTTTTCTGATACCGCAACAAAAAGATAA
- a CDS encoding TPM domain-containing protein, translated as MKLFPWKKIKDYFSAEEKERLLEAIRLAEQRTSGEVRLFIESRCKYVSAVDRAQELFFELKMDKTADRNGTLVYVAMEDRQVAVFGDEGIHQKVSQKYWEEEINKMLLHFKQMHVVDGLCQCIADIGEALYQHFPYNSQTDKNELPDDIVFGK; from the coding sequence GTGAAACTATTTCCCTGGAAAAAAATAAAGGATTACTTCTCGGCTGAAGAAAAAGAGCGCTTGTTAGAAGCCATTCGATTGGCAGAACAGCGTACAAGTGGGGAAGTGCGTTTATTCATTGAGTCCCGGTGTAAATATGTAAGTGCGGTGGATAGGGCCCAAGAGCTATTCTTTGAATTGAAGATGGATAAAACAGCCGATCGGAATGGCACATTGGTTTATGTGGCTATGGAAGACAGGCAAGTAGCTGTATTTGGCGATGAAGGAATCCATCAGAAAGTGAGTCAGAAATACTGGGAAGAAGAAATCAATAAAATGCTTTTGCACTTCAAACAAATGCATGTAGTAGATGGGCTTTGCCAATGTATAGCAGACATTGGCGAAGCGCTCTATCAGCACTTTCCCTATAATAGTCAAACTGATAAAAACGAACTGCCAGACGATATAGTTTTCGGCAAATAA
- the gap gene encoding type I glyceraldehyde-3-phosphate dehydrogenase produces MSVKVAINGFGRIGRLVFRQIYNMEGIDVVAVNDLTSPAVLAHLLRYDSAQGRFNGEVKSTENSIIVNGEEVKIYAQKDPAQIPWGDHGVDVVIESTGFFTDKAKAEAHLKAGAKRVVISAPATGDLKTVVFNVNHDILDGSETIISCASCTTNCLAPMAKVLNDKFGIQTGLMTTIHAYTNDQNTLDAPHPKGDLRRARAAAQNIVPNSTGAAKAIGLVLPELKGKLDGSAQRVPTITGSLTELNVILGKKVTVEEINNAMKAAADESFGYTDEELVSTDIIGMHYGSLFDATQTRVISNGDTQLVKAVSWYDNEMSYVSQLVRTVKYFAKLMK; encoded by the coding sequence ATGTCAGTAAAAGTTGCCATTAATGGTTTTGGTCGGATCGGCCGCTTGGTTTTCCGTCAGATCTATAACATGGAAGGAATTGATGTAGTAGCCGTAAACGACCTTACAAGCCCAGCCGTACTTGCTCACCTGCTGAGATACGACAGCGCACAGGGCCGCTTTAATGGTGAAGTAAAAAGCACAGAAAACTCTATCATCGTAAATGGTGAGGAGGTTAAGATATATGCTCAGAAAGATCCAGCTCAGATTCCTTGGGGCGACCATGGAGTAGATGTGGTAATTGAGAGCACTGGGTTCTTTACCGACAAAGCAAAAGCTGAAGCTCACCTGAAAGCTGGTGCTAAGCGTGTAGTAATCTCTGCACCTGCTACTGGCGATCTGAAAACAGTTGTTTTCAACGTGAACCACGACATTCTGGACGGTAGCGAAACGATCATTTCTTGCGCTTCTTGTACGACCAACTGCCTGGCGCCAATGGCAAAAGTGCTTAATGATAAGTTTGGTATCCAAACTGGTTTAATGACCACTATCCACGCTTATACTAACGACCAAAACACATTGGATGCACCACATCCAAAAGGTGACTTACGTCGTGCTCGTGCTGCTGCACAGAATATTGTTCCTAACAGCACAGGTGCCGCTAAAGCTATTGGCTTAGTATTACCAGAATTGAAAGGTAAGTTAGATGGTAGTGCACAACGTGTTCCAACCATCACCGGTTCTTTAACTGAGCTGAATGTGATCTTAGGCAAAAAGGTTACTGTAGAAGAAATCAACAATGCCATGAAGGCTGCTGCTGATGAAAGCTTTGGCTACACTGACGAAGAGTTGGTAAGCACTGATATCATTGGTATGCATTATGGTTCTTTGTTTGATGCCACACAAACAAGAGTGATCTCTAATGGCGATACACAATTGGTAAAAGCAGTAAGCTGGTACGATAACGAAATGAGCTATGTATCTCAGTTAGTTCGTACAGTAAAATACTTTGCTAAATTGATGAAATAA
- a CDS encoding TPM domain-containing protein, translating into MKRFLLILSLLVSVCAFSQGSVDRFVRESIPKPNPPRLVNDYAHMLAPDQLQELERKLVAYDDSTSVQIAVVTIDQLNDLPIEDVALSILRQWGVGGQAQKDNGAVLLVSKNDRKIWIATGYGMEGSLPDATVKSIVETDVVPNFKAGNYYRGLDDATTSMIHAAAGEYKAPANYRSKGGSGGISLGKIILGFIILMFILNMFGGGGRGGGMMSRRGYRGFGGPIFFPTGGFGGGGFGGGSGGGFGGGGGGFGGFGGGSGGGGGAGGNW; encoded by the coding sequence ATGAAGCGCTTTTTACTGATTTTAAGTTTACTGGTATCCGTCTGTGCTTTTTCGCAAGGAAGTGTGGATCGCTTTGTGCGCGAGTCTATTCCCAAGCCTAATCCACCGCGGTTGGTCAATGACTATGCCCACATGCTGGCTCCGGACCAACTGCAGGAGTTGGAAAGAAAGTTGGTAGCCTACGATGATAGTACTTCTGTGCAGATAGCGGTAGTAACTATAGACCAGCTAAACGATTTGCCTATAGAAGATGTAGCCCTTTCTATTCTTCGGCAATGGGGGGTAGGTGGCCAGGCACAAAAAGACAACGGTGCGGTACTGCTGGTATCTAAAAACGATCGTAAGATCTGGATAGCCACGGGTTATGGAATGGAGGGGTCTCTTCCTGATGCTACGGTGAAGTCTATCGTAGAAACGGATGTCGTGCCCAATTTCAAAGCCGGCAACTATTATAGAGGACTTGACGATGCAACTACTTCTATGATACATGCTGCGGCCGGTGAATACAAGGCTCCAGCCAATTACAGAAGCAAAGGGGGCAGTGGAGGAATAAGTCTGGGTAAGATCATTCTTGGTTTTATCATCCTAATGTTTATTCTAAATATGTTTGGTGGCGGCGGCCGTGGCGGTGGTATGATGTCGCGCCGTGGGTATCGTGGTTTTGGAGGCCCTATCTTTTTCCCAACTGGCGGTTTTGGTGGTGGTGGCTTCGGCGGAGGCAGCGGGGGAGGTTTTGGAGGCGGCGGAGGCGGCTTTGGTGGTTTTGGTGGTGGTAGCGGCGGCGGCGGTGGTGCCGGCGGTAATTGGTAA